The nucleotide sequence AGAGCACTGCCTCCATTTGTTCAATGGCTTCGTGTTTTTCAATCTTGGCAATCACAGGGACAGATTTCCCAGCGGCTGAGATCAGTTCCTTAATTTCCAACATATCCTGGGGATTGCGGACAAAGCTGAGGGCAATCCAATCTACCCCTTGGTTTAAGCCAAACATGAGGTCGGCCCGGTCTTTTTCGGTTAAGGCTTTAATGGATAGGTAAACACCAGGGAAATTAACCCCTTTGGCATTGGATAACTGCCCCCCGACCACAACTCGGCAATAGAGTTCCTCTTTGATTTTGTCTATATTCTCAACAACCATCTCCACCCGCCCATCATCAAGGAGGATTGTTGCTCCGGGGGGCACTTCTTTAGCGAGGGGAGGATAGGTAATGGTGCTGATGGTTTCATTACCCAAGAGAATGCGACTGGTGAGGGTAAACTTATCCCCAGGCCGGAGACTGATCTTGCCATTTTCAAATTTACCCAGACGAATTTTCGGCCCCTGCAAGTCTTGGAGGATACCTACGGGCTGGTTTAGCTCATAGGAAATTTGGCGAATTAAACGAATACTCCGTTGATGATCCTCATGGCTGCCGTGGGAAAAGTTGAGGCGTAGGGTTGTTGCTCCGGCTTCAATAATTGCCCTTAACAGTTCTGGACTACTGACGGCAGGGCCAACGGTGGCAACAATTTTGGTTCGACGTTTGAGGAAGCGACTGGGCATTGAAAAGGAATCGGGGACTAGAGATAACTTCAGATTAGAGCATATAGCGTGACACAGGCTGATCGATCGGGTGCAGAGATGCCAAATTTAGGGCGGGTTAATTTTTCTATTGGCCCTAAGTCAAGGGGGGTCGGACTATAGAAAGTATCCTGTGATAGGGCAACTGAGAGGTGAGGGTGTCAAGGGCTGGCCTGGATTCACAAAAAGAACTGAAGAAATAAATTAAACTTCTCCGACCAAAGAGCGAGATTCCTTAAATTTAAACAACCGTTTTGTGACAAATCATCCAGGCCGGGTGGCTCACGCCTCAATTCACTTTACAGACTTCCTCGAACTCATATCACCTGCAAAATAAAGGCTCCAGGGTGACTCAGCTTAAGATTTAGACCGACAAGGGCTAAGCGCAGAGAGACTTTGCTGAGGAATTTGTCCAGATAGTTGTCAAGTTTTGTAAAGAATGTTAACTTCTGTAAAGAAGCTAAAAAGTAAAGCTAAATAACGGAGCGAAATATGAGAAGCGGTTCTATTGTTGACGACCAAGGTAAGATGAACAACTTTGCGATTGAGCCGGAAATGTACGTCATGAACGAGTCTCAGTCAGGATTTACCCCCTACGCTGA is from Synechococcus sp. PCC 6312 and encodes:
- a CDS encoding chlorophyll a/b-binding protein; translated protein: MRSGSIVDDQGKMNNFAIEPEMYVMNESQSGFTPYAELFNGRLAMVGFISLLALEVFTGQGLIGFLTSL